One genomic segment of Sminthopsis crassicaudata isolate SCR6 chromosome 2, ASM4859323v1, whole genome shotgun sequence includes these proteins:
- the B3GNT9 gene encoding LOW QUALITY PROTEIN: UDP-GlcNAc:betaGal beta-1,3-N-acetylglucosaminyltransferase 9 (The sequence of the model RefSeq protein was modified relative to this genomic sequence to represent the inferred CDS: inserted 2 bases in 2 codons; deleted 2 bases in 2 codons): MRLRRKADAALTLLLATALCLLLYSQRERGAPAASLASGRPGRPLGQPLRPHPRALLGTSGARLPAAGAERPAYEADTPPPPTPXGPFDFRRYLRDKDKRRFPLLINQPQKCRGLPGGPGPDLLIAVKSVAADFERREVVRKTWGAEGEVRGARVRRVFLLGIPRGRARAQAQEGLLRAEGLAYGDILLWAFDDTFFNLTLKEIHFLDWASAFCPDARFVFKGDDDVFVHMENLLEFVATRDPSQDLLAGDVILQARPIRARESKYYIPEGVYGXGAYPAYAGGGGFVLSGATLRRLAAACAQVELFPIDDVFLGMCLQRLRLAPEPHQAFRTFGIERPSAAPHLRTFDPCFYRELVLVHGLSAADIWLMWQMLHAVPGPDCARRRTAPKPFRWGS, from the exons ATGAGGCTGAGGAGGAAGGCGGACGCTGCGCTCACCCTGCTCCTGGCCACCGCGCTCTGCCTGCTCCTCTACTCGCAGCGGGAGCGGGGGGCCCCTGCGGCCAGCCTGGCCAGCGGCCGGCCGGGACGGCCACTGGGCCAGCCCCTCCGCCCTCACCCACGCGCCCTG CTGGGGACCAGTGGTGCGCGCCTTCCTGCTGCCGGGGCTGAGCGTCCAGCCTACGAGGCGGACACGCCGCCGCCCCCGACGC TCGGGCCCTTCGACTTCCGGCGTTACCTGCGGGACAAGGACAAGAGGCGCTTC CCGCTCCTCATCAATCAGCCGCAGAAGTGTAGGGGGCTTCCGGGCGGCCCGGGGCCAGACTTGCTCATCGCTGTCAAGTCTGTGGCCGCGGACTTCGAGCGGAGGGAGGTCGTGAGGAAGACCTGGGGTGCCGAGGGGGAGGTGCGCGGGGCGCGAGTGCGCCGGGTCTTCCTGCTGGGTATCCCCCGGGGCCGGGCCAGGGCGCAGGCCCAGGAGGGCCTGCTGCGGGCCGAGGGTCTAGCCTACGGGGACATCTTGCTCTGGGCCTTTGACGACACCTTCTTCAACCTGACCCTGAAGGAAATCCACTTCCTGGATTGGGCGTCCGCCTTTTGCCCCGACGCGCGCTTCGTGTTCAAGGGCGACGACGACGTGTTCGTGCACATGGAGAACCTGCTGGAGTTCGTAGCAACACGGGACCCATCCCAGGACCTCCTGGCCGGGGACGTGATCCTGCAGGCACGGCCCATCCGCGCGCGGGAAAGCAAATACTATATCCCGGAGGGCGTGTACG TGGGCGCCTACCCGGCGTACGCGGGAGGCGGGGGCTTCGTGCTGTCCGGGGCCACGCTCCGGAGGTTAGCGGCAGCCTGTGCTCAGGTGGAGCTCTTCCCCATCGACGATGTCTTCCTGGGCATGTGCTTGCAGCGCCTCCGCCTGGCGCCCGAGCCGCACCAGGCGTTCCGCACATTTGGCATCGAGCGGCCCTCGGCCGCCCCGCACCTGCGCACCTTCGACCCCTGCTTCTACCGCGAGCTCGTGCTGGTGCACGGGCTGTCGGCAGCCGACATCTGGCTCATGTGGCAGATGCTGCACGCGGTGCCAGGCCCCGACTGCGCTCGAAGGCGCACGGCCCCGAAGCCCTTCCGCTGGGGCTCTTAG
- the TRADD gene encoding tumor necrosis factor receptor type 1-associated DEATH domain protein: MAGDLRKMADGLQEWSGSAYLFMESSMDNIILSNLYQDPQWKPKVFRVLKLALAGCTGSPDGAQILKIHCSDPQLIVQLKFCSQEPCSRFLQQYREGNLRDALQYSLGTALDLARHLPLRLELRVGSQRLDLMLKEEERCLLCIHQAKPDRLRDEEIGELEDAFRSLTCDPGGPRSAPPAPEAPAPEAPAPKAPASLPPQPACAQHFEFQGQQFANRQLTLEDRQKFARSVGRNWRTVGRALNCRALREHDLESLAYDYDRDGLYEQAFQLLHRFKLAEGRRATLQRLVEALEQSGLTSLAEELVGLPGQRKDQQREEEQD; this comes from the exons ATGGCAGGGGACCTCAGGAAGATGGCGGACGGCCTCCAGGAGTGGAGCGGCAGTGCCTACCTGTTTATGGAATCCTCAATGGACAACATCATTCTGTCTAATCTATACCAAGATCCTCAGTGGAAGCCGAAAGTATTTCGAGTCCTTAAATTGGCCCTGGCAG GATGCACCGGGAGCCCGGACGGAGCGCAGATTCTGAAGATCCATTGCAGCGACCCGCAGCTGATCGTGCAGCTGAAGTTCTGCAGCCAGGAGCCGTGCAGCCGCTTCTTGCAGCAATACCGCGAGGGGAATCTGCGGGACGCCCTCCAGTACAGCCTGGGGACGGCGCTCGACCTCGCCCGGCACTTGCCGCTGCGCCTGGAGCTCCGTGTGGGCTCCCAGCGGCTGGACCTGATGCTGAAGGAGGAGGAGCGCTGCCTGCTCTGCATCCATCAGGCCAAG CCGGACCGGCTCCGAGATGAGGAGATAGGCGAACTGGAGGATGCTTTCCGGAGCCTGACCTGCGATCCCGGGGGCCCCCGCTCCGCGCCTCCCGCCCCGGAGGCCCCCGCCCCCGAGGCTCCTGCTCCCAAGGCCCCCGCCTCCTTGCCCCCTCAGCCCGCGTGTGCCCAGCACTTCGAGTTCCAGGGCCAGCAGTTTG CTAACCGTCAGCTGACCCTGGAGGACAGACAGAAGTTCGCCCGCTCCGTGGGCCGCAACTGGCGGACGGTGGGCCGGGCGCTAAACTGCCGGGCCCTTCGGGAGCACGACCTGGAGTCCCTGGCTTACGACTACGACCGCGACGGGCTGTACGAGCAGGCCTTCCAGCTGCTGCACCGCTTTAAGCTGGCCGAGGGCCGCCGGGCCACCCTGCAGCGCCTCGTCGAGGCTCTGGAACAGAGCGGTCTCACCAGCCTGGCGGAGGAGCTGGTGGGGCTGCCCGGACAGCGAAAGGACCAGCAACGCGAAGAGGAACAGGATTAG